A genomic stretch from Ictalurus punctatus breed USDA103 chromosome 2, Coco_2.0, whole genome shotgun sequence includes:
- the LOC128629340 gene encoding LOW QUALITY PROTEIN: 60S ribosomal protein L3-like (The sequence of the model RefSeq protein was modified relative to this genomic sequence to represent the inferred CDS: substituted 1 base at 1 genomic stop codon), protein MNITGSHGSHRKFHAPRHGYMGFLPHKRSKKHCGRVHSWPTDDSKQPVHLTAFLGCKGGMTHTLREVHHSISKXETVESVTIIETPAVIVVGVLGYNCTVKGLRSFKTIFAQHISDECKRRFYKNWYMSTKKGFTKYCNKWQDEAGKKQLEKDFVLMKEYCSVIRVSVHSQVTEMNSTARICLLPK, encoded by the exons ATGAACATAACAGGCAGCCATGGG TCTCACCGTAAATTCCATGCCCCTCGCCATGGGTACATGGGCTTCCTGCCCCACAAGCGGAGTAAGAAGCATTGTGGAAGGGTGCACAGCTGGCCCACAGATGATAGCAAACAACCCGTCCACCTCACAGCGTTTCTGGGCTGCAAGGGTGGCATGACCCACACGCTGAGGGAGGTGCATCACTCC ATATCAAAGTGAGAAACGGTGGAGTCTGTGACTATTATTGAGACTCCTGCAGTGATTGTGGTGGGAGTGTTAGGATATAACTGCACTGTGAAGGGCCTGCGGTCTTTTAAGACCATCTTTGCTCAGCACATTAGCGATGAGTGCAAGCGCCGATTCTACAAAAACTG GTATATGAGCACGAAAAAGGGCTTCACCAAATACTGCAATAAATGGCAGGATGAAGCAGGCAAAAAGCAGCTGGAGAAGGATTTTGTCCTGATGAAGGAATACTGCTCTGTGATCAGGGTCAGCGTCCATTCTCAGGTAACTGAAATGAATAGCACTGCAAGAATATGTCTGCTCCCAAAATAA
- the ndufb10 gene encoding NADH dehydrogenase [ubiquinone] 1 beta subcomplex subunit 10: MPDDYDKDAYPEPPRRTPVVDKQTILPNPVLIASKIFYYSVDLPVTAFRNAIESLQPKNKLHYYHQKFRRVPELTECQEGDYVCYYEAEMQWRRDHKVDQEIVKVIEQRARACQQREGPSYKQNCVKELQQFNEVSRAYQSRYGDLGAYASARKCLMKQKERMIEQAQKA, from the exons ATGCCAGATGACTACGATAAAGACGCGTACCCCGAGCCCCCGCGGCGGACTCCGGTTGTAGATAAACAGACTATCCTTCCAAACCCGGTTTTAATTGCATCGAAGATTTTCTATTACTCTGTGGACCTGCCTGTGACCGCCTTCAGGA atgcTATAGAAAGCCTCCAGCCCAAAAACAAACTCCACTACTACCACCAGAAGTTTCGCCGTGTACCAGAGCTGACTGAATGCCAAGAAGGCGACTATGTTTGCTATTATGAAGCAGAAATGCAGTGGAGAAGAGATCA TAAGGTGGACCAGGAGATTGTGAAAGTCATCGAGCAGCGTGCCCGTGCCTGTCAGCAGCGTGAGGGGCCCAGCTACAAGCAGAACTGTGTCAAGGAGCTGCAGCAGTTTAATGAGGTCTCCAGGGCTTACCAGTCACGCT ATGGCGATCTTGGTGCATATGCCAGTGCAAGAAAATGCTTGATGAAGCAGAAAGAGAGGATGATTGAACAGGCACAGAAAGCATAA
- the rps2 gene encoding 40S ribosomal protein S2 isoform X1, with protein MADDAGGRGGFRGGFGAGGRGRGRGRGRGRGRGRGARGGKAEDKEWVPVTKLGRLVKDMKIKSLEEIYLYSLPIKESEIIDFFLGSALKDEVLKIMPVQKQTRAGQRTRFKAFVAIGDYNGHVGLGVKCSKEVATAIRGAIILAKLSIIPVRRGYWGNKIGKPHTVPCKVTGRCGSVLVRLIPAPRGTGIVSAPVPKKLLMMAGIDDCYTSARGCTATLGNFAKATFDAISKTYSYLTPDLWKETVFTKSPYQEFTDHLAKTHTRVSVQRTQAAVQPS; from the exons ATGGCGGACGACGCCGGTGGTAGAGGAGGGTTCCGTGGAGGTTTCGGCGCTGGCGGCCGGGGCCGCGGTCGTGGTCGTGGCAGAGGCCGGGGGAGAGGGCGCGGAGCCCGGGGCGGCAAGGCCGAGGACAAGGAG tgGGTGCCTGTGACCAAGCTTGGTCGTCTGGTGAAGGACATGAAGATCAAGTCCCTGGAGGAGATCTACCTGTATTCTCTGCCCATCAAG GAGTCTGAGATCATTGACTTTTTCCTGGGCTCAGCCCTGAAGGATGAGGTGCTGAAGATCATGCCTGTCCAGAAGCAGACCAGGGCTGGTCAGCGCACCAGGTTTAAG GCTTTTGTTGCCATCGGAGACTACAACGGGCATGTTGGTCTGGGAGTGAAGTGCTCTAAAGAGGTGGCCACAGCTATCCGTGGAGCCATCATCCTGGCCAAGCTGTCCATCATCCCTGTCAGGAGAGGCTACTGGGGTAATAAGATTGGAAAGCCCCACACTGTCCCCTGCAAG GTGACTGGTCGCTGTGGCTCGGTCCTGGTGCGTCTGATCCCTGCTCCCCGTGGTACTGGCATCGTGTCAGCTCCTGTTCCCAAGAAGCTGCTCATGATGGCTGGTATTGATGACTGCTACACCTCTGCCAGAGGCTGCACGGCCACCCTGGGCAACTTTG CCAAGGCTACTTTTGATGCCATATCAAAGACGTACAGCTATCTGACCCCTGATCTCTGGAAAGAGACTGTGTTCACCAAGTCTCCCTACCAG GAATTCACTGATCATCTGGCCAAAACTCACACCAGGGTCTCTGTACAGAGGACCCAGGCTGCTGTTCAGCCCTCCTAA
- the rps2 gene encoding 40S ribosomal protein S2 (The RefSeq protein has 3 substitutions, 3 frameshifts compared to this genomic sequence) produces MADDAVVEEGSVEVSALAAGRPSWSWQRPGERARTPGRKAEDKEWVPVTKLGRLVKDMKIKSLEEIYLYSLPIKESEIIDFFLGSALKDEVLKIMPVQKQTRAGQRTRFKAFVAIGDYNGHVGLGVKCSKEVATAIRGAIILAKLSIIPVRRGYWGNKIGKPHTVPCKVTGRCGSVLVRLIPAPRGTGIVSAPVPKKLLMMAGIDDCYTSARGCTATLGNFAKATFDAISKTYSYLTPDLWKETVFTKSPYQEFTDHLAKTHTRVSVQRTQAAVQPS; encoded by the exons ATGGCGGACGACG CGGTGGTAGAGGAGGGTTCCGTGGAGGTTTCGGCGCTGGCGGCCGGG CCGCGGTCGTGGTCGTGGCAGAGGCCGGGGGAGAGGGCGCGGAGCCCGGGGCG CAAGGCCGAGGACAAGGAG tgGGTGCCTGTGACCAAGCTTGGTCGTCTGGTGAAGGACATGAAGATCAAGTCCCTGGAGGAGATCTACCTGTATTCTCTGCCCATCAAG GAGTCTGAGATCATTGACTTTTTCCTGGGCTCAGCCCTGAAGGATGAGGTGCTGAAGATCATGCCTGTCCAGAAGCAGACCAGGGCTGGTCAGCGCACCAGGTTTAAG GCTTTTGTTGCCATCGGAGACTACAACGGGCATGTTGGTCTGGGAGTGAAGTGCTCTAAAGAGGTGGCCACAGCTATCCGTGGAGCCATCATCCTGGCCAAGCTGTCCATCATCCCTGTCAGGAGAGGCTACTGGGGTAATAAGATTGGAAAGCCCCACACTGTCCCCTGCAAG GTGACTGGTCGCTGTGGCTCGGTCCTGGTGCGTCTGATCCCTGCTCCCCGTGGTACTGGCATCGTGTCAGCTCCTGTTCCCAAGAAGCTGCTCATGATGGCTGGTATTGATGACTGCTACACCTCTGCCAGAGGCTGCACGGCCACCCTGGGCAACTTTG CCAAGGCTACTTTTGATGCCATATCAAAGACGTACAGCTATCTGACCCCTGATCTCTGGAAAGAGACTGTGTTCACCAAGTCTCCCTACCAG GAATTCACTGATCATCTGGCCAAAACTCACACCAGGGTCTCTGTACAGAGGACCCAGGCTGCTGTTCAGCCCTCCTAA